The following are encoded together in the Pseudidiomarina andamanensis genome:
- the yajC gene encoding preprotein translocase subunit YajC, producing the protein MDFLIPTAYAQEAGAPQGGGMELVFMLVMFGLIFYFMIYRPQAKRVKAHKELVSSITKGDEVLMNGGFVGRISKISEDKDFMVITVAEGMEVTVQKSAVTAVLPKGTMKSL; encoded by the coding sequence ATGGATTTCTTAATTCCAACAGCGTACGCACAAGAAGCTGGAGCACCACAAGGTGGCGGTATGGAACTTGTTTTCATGCTGGTTATGTTCGGCTTAATCTTTTATTTCATGATTTACCGTCCACAAGCAAAACGTGTGAAAGCGCACAAAGAGCTTGTATCAAGCATCACCAAAGGTGACGAAGTATTAATGAACGGCGGTTTTGTTGGTCGCATCAGCAAAATTTCAGAAGATAAAGACTTTATGGTGATTACCGTTGCTGAAGGTATGGAAGTGACTGTTCAAAAATCAGCGGTTACTGCAGTACTGCCAAAAGGTACGATGAAGTCTCTGTAA
- a CDS encoding trimeric intracellular cation channel family protein encodes MDLATLFYWIDHLGVAVFAVSGTLLAFRKNMDGFGVIVLATVTAIGGGTTRDLILDMPVFWVYDPQYLYTVALAALSTILWLRYKDYIHQKTLLLADAVGVGFFTVMGALKASEAGFSPLICIIMGTMTACFGGMLRDVLARDVPMVLKGELYATTCLIGATVFVLIEPYSQLVAILVGGATTLLIRLGAIRWQWSLIVFHEHHDGHR; translated from the coding sequence ATGGATCTTGCCACTCTATTTTATTGGATTGACCACCTTGGTGTCGCCGTTTTTGCGGTTTCGGGCACATTATTAGCATTTCGTAAAAACATGGATGGCTTTGGTGTTATTGTCCTCGCAACAGTCACGGCCATTGGCGGCGGTACAACGCGCGATCTTATTCTCGATATGCCGGTATTTTGGGTATACGACCCACAATACCTATACACGGTTGCACTCGCGGCACTGAGCACAATCTTGTGGTTACGGTATAAAGATTACATTCACCAGAAAACCTTGTTACTTGCGGATGCCGTGGGAGTTGGATTTTTTACCGTGATGGGCGCTCTTAAAGCCTCAGAAGCAGGCTTCTCGCCACTCATTTGTATCATCATGGGGACAATGACGGCTTGTTTTGGCGGTATGCTGCGTGATGTTCTTGCCCGAGATGTCCCCATGGTTCTAAAAGGTGAACTCTACGCCACCACCTGTTTAATTGGCGCGACTGTATTTGTCTTAATAGAGCCTTACTCACAACTGGTGGCGATTCTGGTTGGCGGCGCAACCACCTTGCTGATTCGCCTTGGTGCCATACGCTGGCAGTGGTCGTTGATTGTGTTTCATGAACACCACGACGGGCACCGTTAA
- a CDS encoding hybrid sensor histidine kinase/response regulator: MLSTGFAILIAIVYIAILYSIAYRGERKPPNQIKPYRYALAQGIHCTTWAFYGTITQSAYYGWSVAPTYVGAMLVFLFAHRIQMRLLHVCKQQNLTSIADVISHRYGKSPTLAVTVALIALIGIVPYIALQLRAVTGSFAAVTGLADKPLPWFGDVAALVALAMMMFAILFGTRRMSLAEQHSGLMDAVAFESVVKLLAFMGVGAFVSYAMFDGVADVFIQASQSTEVSPILSGRDSGAFVYVTHILLGAVSMFCLPRQFHVSYIENTDPEELRTARWAFPLYLFAINLFILPIALAGLLLVPEAAQTDTFMIALLLEADQPLVTTVAFVGGLASATSMVIIATLALSIMMSNDVVVPFWLKATKRRLRNVSFTSQRILAIRRTTIAIIIILAFGFHKLTEANLPLVNAGLLSLALLAQLAPALLGGIVWQRGNYAGASIGITAGTALWLWLLFLPSVQLNRGLSDTELSFGVLVSLGLNLLIYIAVSFSLKSNSVEQQQRRLFTDPTGGHAELYQHQPISWGRLRQLLARFFDSVELERLSERLNHDLTIDHADELVPGVLLARVERELSAVIGSAASRILLDTVTQQPSVPIAQVVTWANEASQLYKFNRELLQASVENIPQGISVIDQDLRLVAWNHRYVEVFDYPAGFLQAGMPVADLLRYNAKRGLINTDADRDLEDEVEKRLNYLRQGSAYRYQRQQGEHVIELQGAPMPGGGFVTTYTDITELVEAQRALEKVNLELEQRVADRTAQLLEAKQAEERAHQSKSRFFAAVSHDLMQPFNAATLFCDMLTQRLDGDTAKLSRQIQQSLQNAEELLTMLLEMTRLEAGNLPVTQQHIALHDVIQPLVESQRIIAAEKNLEVHYVATHAQLYTDRKMIGRIIQNLLSNAVRYTDKGKILIGVKRDGNAAQLRIYDTGRGIPADQRDKIFREFHQVNHHGDNPGLGLGLAIVERMCRLLGIPLSLESTVDKGTLFTLTLNQVTWRKSVPSAPKQQATTSERFLENTLVWLLDNDAQVLQAMQQLFTHWGAEVVVATNREQLPWHSRQPDLLVFDYHLDNQDTGIAVLEAVREHFNDANIAAIINSADPDETVREQVIAKSALFTPKPIKTAALKRLIKRLLRR; the protein is encoded by the coding sequence ATGCTTAGCACCGGATTTGCGATACTCATTGCGATTGTTTATATCGCCATTCTTTATAGCATTGCCTATCGTGGTGAACGCAAACCGCCAAATCAAATAAAGCCTTACCGCTATGCATTGGCGCAAGGCATTCACTGCACCACATGGGCGTTCTACGGCACCATTACACAGTCTGCCTATTATGGTTGGTCGGTGGCGCCAACTTATGTTGGTGCCATGCTAGTGTTTCTATTCGCTCACCGCATCCAAATGCGACTTCTGCATGTTTGTAAGCAGCAAAACCTCACCTCAATCGCCGATGTTATCAGTCACCGTTATGGCAAATCGCCGACGTTGGCTGTCACCGTTGCATTAATTGCGCTCATTGGCATCGTGCCTTACATTGCGCTGCAACTTCGGGCTGTAACCGGAAGTTTTGCCGCCGTAACGGGACTTGCTGATAAGCCTTTGCCGTGGTTTGGAGATGTTGCCGCATTGGTTGCCCTTGCTATGATGATGTTTGCCATTTTATTTGGCACCCGGCGCATGAGCTTAGCCGAACAACATTCAGGCTTGATGGATGCGGTCGCATTTGAATCAGTGGTGAAGCTGCTTGCTTTCATGGGCGTGGGTGCATTTGTAAGCTACGCGATGTTCGATGGCGTCGCTGATGTGTTTATACAAGCTTCTCAATCGACTGAAGTCAGCCCTATTTTATCAGGACGCGACTCAGGCGCATTTGTTTATGTCACGCACATTTTACTCGGTGCTGTTTCCATGTTTTGCCTGCCCCGTCAGTTCCATGTGAGCTACATTGAGAATACTGATCCTGAGGAACTAAGAACCGCACGCTGGGCGTTTCCGCTGTATTTGTTTGCTATCAACTTATTTATTTTGCCAATCGCCTTAGCGGGACTTCTGTTAGTACCTGAAGCAGCACAAACCGATACCTTCATGATTGCCTTACTGCTCGAAGCCGATCAGCCGTTGGTGACCACCGTCGCATTTGTTGGCGGCCTTGCATCGGCCACTAGTATGGTCATCATCGCCACGCTGGCACTGAGTATCATGATGTCGAACGATGTTGTCGTGCCATTTTGGTTAAAAGCAACCAAGCGTCGATTGCGTAACGTCTCGTTCACATCACAACGAATTTTGGCGATACGTCGAACCACCATTGCTATTATTATCATTCTTGCTTTTGGGTTTCATAAACTCACCGAAGCGAATTTGCCTTTAGTCAATGCCGGCCTACTGTCGCTGGCATTGTTAGCTCAGTTAGCGCCCGCGTTGTTAGGCGGAATTGTTTGGCAACGCGGGAATTATGCTGGGGCCAGTATCGGTATTACTGCAGGTACCGCATTATGGTTGTGGCTATTGTTTTTACCTTCAGTACAGTTAAATCGCGGATTGTCTGATACCGAACTTAGTTTTGGCGTTTTAGTGAGTCTTGGCCTCAATCTGCTGATTTATATTGCCGTCTCGTTCAGCTTAAAATCAAACTCGGTGGAGCAACAACAACGACGTTTGTTCACCGACCCGACTGGCGGTCACGCCGAACTGTATCAACACCAACCTATTTCTTGGGGACGCTTACGGCAGTTGTTAGCACGGTTTTTTGATTCGGTGGAACTTGAACGATTAAGCGAACGATTAAATCATGATTTAACCATTGATCACGCTGATGAACTCGTGCCCGGTGTACTTCTCGCTCGCGTCGAGCGCGAACTATCGGCGGTGATTGGGAGTGCCGCGAGCCGAATTTTGTTAGATACCGTAACCCAACAACCGTCAGTGCCTATCGCCCAAGTGGTAACATGGGCCAACGAAGCTTCACAACTGTATAAATTCAACCGTGAACTCTTGCAAGCGTCGGTTGAGAATATTCCGCAGGGTATTAGCGTTATCGATCAAGATTTAAGGTTAGTTGCATGGAACCATCGTTATGTGGAGGTATTCGATTACCCAGCAGGCTTTTTGCAGGCAGGGATGCCGGTTGCTGATCTACTGCGCTACAACGCCAAGCGCGGCTTGATTAATACCGACGCTGATCGTGATCTCGAGGATGAAGTTGAGAAAAGATTAAATTACCTACGCCAAGGCAGTGCCTACCGTTATCAGCGCCAGCAAGGTGAACATGTGATTGAACTGCAAGGTGCACCCATGCCGGGTGGCGGCTTTGTGACCACCTACACAGACATCACCGAATTGGTTGAAGCCCAGCGCGCGCTTGAGAAAGTGAACCTTGAACTGGAGCAACGCGTTGCCGACCGAACCGCTCAGTTACTTGAGGCGAAGCAGGCGGAGGAGCGTGCGCATCAGAGTAAATCTCGATTTTTTGCAGCGGTTAGCCACGATTTGATGCAGCCTTTTAATGCGGCCACACTGTTTTGTGACATGTTAACCCAGCGCTTGGACGGTGACACTGCGAAGTTATCTCGGCAAATTCAGCAATCCCTTCAAAATGCAGAAGAGTTGCTGACGATGTTGCTGGAAATGACACGACTTGAAGCCGGTAACTTACCGGTGACTCAACAACACATTGCGCTTCATGATGTGATTCAACCGTTAGTAGAAAGCCAACGTATCATTGCCGCCGAGAAAAATCTTGAGGTGCATTATGTGGCAACGCATGCGCAACTCTATACCGATCGGAAAATGATCGGTCGAATTATTCAAAACTTGCTTTCGAATGCTGTGCGCTACACGGATAAAGGCAAAATACTGATTGGGGTGAAACGCGATGGTAATGCCGCTCAGTTGAGAATTTACGATACTGGACGCGGCATACCGGCCGATCAGCGTGATAAAATATTCCGTGAGTTTCACCAAGTTAATCACCACGGCGATAACCCCGGGCTCGGACTCGGTTTAGCGATTGTTGAGCGGATGTGCCGTTTACTCGGAATCCCTCTTTCGCTTGAATCAACGGTGGACAAAGGCACATTATTCACTTTGACCCTTAATCAAGTAACCTGGCGCAAATCAGTACCTTCGGCACCTAAACAGCAAGCAACGACTTCGGAGCGATTCTTGGAAAACACGCTCGTTTGGTTACTCGACAACGATGCACAAGTGCTTCAGGCGATGCAGCAATTGTTTACTCATTGGGGGGCTGAGGTCGTTGTTGCAACCAACCGCGAGCAACTGCCATGGCACAGTCGCCAACCCGATTTACTGGTATTTGATTACCACCTAGATAATCAGGATACGGGAATTGCGGTACTGGAGGCGGTTCGCGAGCATTTTAATGACGCTAATATAGCGGCAATTATCAATTCCGCAGATCCTGATGAGACAGTACGTGAACAAGTGATTGCTAAATCCGCATTGTTCACGCCAAAACCGATTAAAACGGCAGCCTTGAAACGCTTAATTAAGCGTCTGTTGCGTCGTTAA
- a CDS encoding response regulator produces the protein MARAIIADDHPLFRAALKQALLETLEAPILEVASFDQLIEAIEKQPQVELVLLDLTMPGNRGLTGLTSLRSRYPDILVVIVSANEQLQTIRQAMAFGASAYIPKSMPLAELQQAVHTVLAGDTWLAEHLRDAVEAETPEQHLDFAQRLEQLTPQQFRVLECLADGLLNKQIAFELNVQETTIKQHVSAILRKLNVINRTQAGIIFKQMLNASEFNDATDA, from the coding sequence ATGGCGCGTGCAATTATTGCAGATGATCATCCATTATTTCGAGCAGCCTTGAAACAAGCATTACTCGAAACTCTCGAAGCCCCGATTTTAGAAGTTGCCTCGTTTGACCAATTAATAGAAGCCATTGAAAAGCAGCCTCAAGTTGAACTGGTGTTGTTAGATTTAACCATGCCAGGTAATCGCGGTTTGACCGGACTCACCTCACTGCGAAGCCGCTACCCGGATATTCTTGTCGTGATAGTTTCAGCCAATGAACAGTTGCAAACCATTCGGCAAGCTATGGCCTTTGGCGCGAGCGCTTATATTCCGAAATCGATGCCATTAGCTGAACTACAACAGGCGGTTCATACGGTGTTAGCGGGAGATACGTGGCTAGCGGAGCATTTACGCGACGCGGTTGAAGCCGAAACACCAGAGCAACATCTTGATTTTGCGCAGCGATTAGAACAACTGACGCCGCAGCAATTTCGCGTTCTTGAATGCCTTGCCGATGGGCTGTTGAACAAACAAATCGCTTTTGAATTGAATGTTCAAGAAACCACGATTAAACAGCACGTTTCGGCTATTTTGCGAAAACTCAACGTAATTAACCGGACACAAGCGGGCATTATCTTCAAACAAATGCTTAACGCGAGTGAATTTAACGACGCAACAGACGCTTAA
- a CDS encoding TonB-dependent receptor, which yields MSQPIFRRSLLAMTIASVMAMPAYAQQEQANEDEMQGLERIEVTARRKTESLQEVPVSVSSFGAGDLEEIGVEDITELQQRIPNATIQVSRGTNSTLTAYIRGVGQQDPLWGFEPGVGVYIDDVYIARPQGAVLEVFDIERIEVLRGPQGTLYGKNTIGGALKYVTKELTGYNELSVQGAIGSYNQRDLKISGQTALSDNFFVGGAIASLQRDGFGTYLNTGDENYNKDLLTYRLSAKWLINENMDLKFSYDNTEDESNSKGAHRLLTSTVTGQEPLDNVYDSNTAMPVDNLVETEGWSLVYNWDINAEWGFKSVTAGREGYTNTNIDFNATGEPIFMVPAIYEDEQFTQEFQVNYSNNDNFDFVGGVYFYDGEACGVFGTVLPMYLAALGGVTVDNGGCVQTDSFAVFGQGNYQMTDDLTLTVGGRYTKDEKEADVFRYTYLGVHYVNTAPVDSFGDPFAVNSEFTTKADWSRFSPHVALNYKVSDDVMVYGSYSNGFKSGGVDMRGDQSLNPTINEPYDPEIVDTVEFGVKSELLDGRMRLNSAIFYSDYQDMQVTVQRVVPAGISSQVLNAGESTVKGFEVESVFAATDTLNFTAMLGYIDAEFDSVVYEEPATGETTDVTDAWSFQNTPELTYSIGFNQTFETEMGQIVWSANYAYRDDVQMFEAPSPLDQEGYGLLNTSVVWYSNGGNWTVGLHGKNLTDEEYRVGGYNFGPTFGDDAVVGYYGDPRTVSLAVGYKF from the coding sequence ATGAGTCAACCCATATTTCGCCGCTCATTACTCGCGATGACCATTGCTTCGGTAATGGCAATGCCTGCCTATGCGCAGCAAGAACAGGCCAATGAAGACGAGATGCAAGGCCTAGAGCGCATTGAAGTCACTGCGCGTCGTAAAACTGAAAGTCTGCAAGAAGTGCCGGTATCGGTGTCTTCGTTCGGTGCTGGTGATCTTGAAGAAATTGGTGTTGAAGATATCACCGAACTCCAGCAACGTATTCCAAACGCCACCATTCAGGTCAGCCGTGGTACAAACTCAACACTGACGGCTTACATTCGCGGCGTTGGTCAGCAAGATCCGTTATGGGGTTTTGAGCCAGGCGTTGGTGTGTATATCGATGATGTTTATATTGCTCGCCCGCAGGGTGCCGTGCTTGAAGTATTCGATATTGAGCGCATTGAAGTATTGCGTGGCCCGCAAGGGACGCTGTACGGGAAAAACACCATTGGTGGCGCGCTAAAATATGTTACCAAGGAATTAACCGGTTACAACGAGTTATCAGTGCAAGGTGCAATCGGTAGCTATAACCAGCGCGATCTGAAAATTTCAGGGCAGACGGCTCTTAGCGATAACTTCTTTGTTGGTGGAGCCATTGCCTCATTGCAACGCGACGGTTTTGGTACCTATTTAAACACCGGTGACGAGAACTATAACAAAGACCTACTCACTTATCGGTTATCGGCGAAGTGGTTGATCAACGAGAATATGGATTTGAAATTCTCTTATGACAACACCGAAGATGAATCGAATTCAAAAGGTGCGCATCGTTTATTAACCAGCACCGTCACGGGTCAAGAGCCACTGGATAATGTGTACGACTCGAATACCGCCATGCCAGTTGATAACTTGGTTGAAACCGAAGGTTGGTCATTGGTTTATAACTGGGACATTAACGCCGAGTGGGGCTTCAAGTCGGTCACCGCTGGTCGTGAAGGTTACACCAACACCAACATCGACTTTAACGCTACCGGCGAACCAATTTTTATGGTTCCGGCTATTTATGAAGACGAACAATTTACCCAAGAATTCCAAGTGAATTACAGCAACAACGACAACTTTGATTTTGTCGGTGGGGTGTATTTCTATGATGGCGAAGCTTGTGGTGTATTCGGTACCGTTTTACCAATGTACCTAGCGGCATTGGGCGGTGTGACGGTTGATAACGGTGGTTGTGTTCAAACCGATAGCTTTGCTGTGTTTGGTCAAGGTAACTATCAAATGACCGATGATTTGACGTTAACGGTCGGCGGTCGTTACACCAAAGATGAAAAAGAAGCGGATGTATTCCGTTACACCTATTTGGGTGTGCATTATGTGAATACTGCCCCAGTTGATAGTTTTGGTGACCCATTTGCAGTGAACTCCGAGTTCACCACCAAAGCAGATTGGAGCCGATTCTCGCCGCACGTTGCATTGAACTACAAAGTTTCTGACGATGTGATGGTGTACGGTAGCTACAGTAACGGCTTTAAGTCTGGCGGCGTGGACATGCGCGGCGACCAATCATTAAACCCAACCATCAACGAACCGTATGATCCGGAAATTGTTGATACTGTTGAGTTTGGTGTGAAATCTGAGTTGTTAGATGGGCGGATGCGTTTAAACAGCGCCATTTTCTATTCTGACTATCAAGACATGCAAGTTACCGTGCAACGCGTTGTGCCTGCAGGCATCTCTTCACAGGTGTTAAACGCGGGTGAGTCAACGGTAAAAGGTTTCGAAGTTGAATCAGTATTTGCAGCAACCGATACCTTAAACTTCACGGCAATGCTTGGATATATTGACGCTGAGTTCGACTCGGTGGTGTATGAAGAGCCAGCGACCGGTGAAACCACTGACGTAACCGACGCATGGTCGTTCCAAAATACGCCTGAACTAACTTATAGTATTGGCTTTAACCAAACGTTTGAAACTGAAATGGGGCAAATTGTTTGGTCGGCAAACTATGCGTATCGTGATGACGTGCAAATGTTTGAAGCGCCATCGCCGCTTGATCAAGAAGGCTACGGCTTATTGAATACCAGTGTGGTTTGGTATTCGAATGGCGGTAACTGGACAGTCGGCCTGCATGGCAAGAACTTAACTGACGAAGAGTATCGTGTGGGTGGTTATAACTTCGGACCAACCTTCGGCGATGATGCAGTTGTCGGTTATTACGGTGACCCTCGTACCGTTTCCCTGGCTGTGGGGTATAAATTTTAA
- a CDS encoding GntP family permease has translation MLSMIGLVGGLALLIILTLRGMNLFISAPLCAVLVALCSNVPLFQGDLNFVSAYMSGFSGFVASWFFMFLLGSIFGKFMEDTGAADSVAKWIIDRLGRKQAMLAVVLACAILTYGGVSVFVVAFSVYPMALSLFKDANLPRRFIPAALAFGSVTFTMTSAGSPEIQNWIPIEFLGTSPYAAWEVSLFVAILMALFGYWWLNRLIRRAVENGECFEARSDDPKNLERKLPSPISGLVPLIVVLALSFMFHEELKQNALIIALSGGVLAIAIINHKYFQNISLALTEASTGALVAIGNTAAVVGFGSIAKVTPAFEQAVAMMTSLPGNELVGAAVAVSVIAGLTGSASGGQAIALPVLGPHYIDAGVNPDQLHRIVAISSGALDSLPHNGYVVTTIRGICKETHQAAYWPVAAVTVVVPFVGLAVAIGLFIWL, from the coding sequence ATGTTAAGCATGATAGGACTTGTTGGGGGCTTAGCCCTGCTCATCATTCTCACCCTGCGAGGAATGAACTTATTTATTAGCGCACCACTATGCGCTGTACTTGTTGCTCTGTGCAGCAATGTCCCTTTATTTCAGGGCGATTTAAATTTTGTTAGCGCTTATATGAGCGGCTTTTCAGGCTTCGTCGCCTCGTGGTTTTTCATGTTCTTGCTCGGGTCTATTTTCGGCAAGTTTATGGAAGATACGGGTGCTGCGGACAGTGTCGCTAAGTGGATTATTGATCGTCTCGGTCGTAAACAAGCCATGCTCGCCGTGGTGCTTGCCTGTGCCATTTTGACTTACGGTGGCGTGAGCGTATTTGTTGTTGCGTTTTCTGTGTACCCCATGGCACTGTCGCTTTTCAAAGATGCCAATTTACCGCGACGCTTTATTCCTGCGGCGTTAGCTTTTGGCTCAGTCACATTTACCATGACTTCGGCTGGCTCGCCAGAAATCCAAAACTGGATTCCAATTGAGTTCTTAGGCACATCACCCTATGCTGCATGGGAAGTTAGCTTGTTCGTTGCCATTTTGATGGCGTTATTTGGTTACTGGTGGCTCAATCGCTTAATTCGCCGTGCAGTTGAAAATGGTGAGTGTTTTGAAGCGCGTAGCGATGACCCGAAGAACCTCGAACGCAAGTTACCAAGCCCTATCAGTGGGTTGGTTCCATTAATTGTGGTGCTCGCATTAAGTTTCATGTTTCACGAAGAACTGAAACAGAACGCATTGATTATCGCACTTTCAGGTGGTGTGCTCGCCATCGCAATCATCAACCATAAATACTTCCAGAATATTTCTCTGGCACTCACCGAGGCGTCAACTGGCGCATTAGTTGCAATCGGCAATACAGCCGCAGTTGTCGGCTTTGGTAGTATCGCGAAAGTGACACCCGCGTTTGAACAAGCGGTCGCCATGATGACCAGCCTGCCAGGTAATGAGCTTGTCGGCGCCGCAGTTGCGGTGAGCGTCATTGCCGGCTTAACCGGGTCTGCCTCCGGTGGTCAGGCCATCGCTTTACCGGTACTTGGTCCGCATTATATTGATGCTGGCGTTAACCCAGATCAGCTCCACCGCATTGTGGCAATTTCGTCAGGTGCGCTCGATTCATTGCCACATAACGGTTATGTCGTCACCACCATTCGCGGTATCTGTAAAGAAACACACCAAGCAGCCTACTGGCCGGTCGCCGCTGTTACCGTCGTGGTGCCGTTTGTTGGCCTCGCGGTCGCTATTGGTCTCTTCATATGGCTCTAA
- a CDS encoding long-chain fatty acid--CoA ligase: MFEASTSTALHLHGDVQDSQLMIIDLLRHAVRRHPQQEIVSRRLEGDIHRYTYRDCYERTCQLAHALKGLEIEAGERVATLAWNTYRHVELYYAVSGIGAVIHTVNPRLIAEQIKWILDDAEASWLFVDASFVPLLDEFANELKTVKGIVILTDDAQQPQLDHIWLPVHNYERLLANQTTQFDWPIFSENAAALLCYTSGTTGNPKGVLTSHRSTVLHAQATMSAELLDLRTDTVLMPMVSMYHVGAWGAPYAAPLAGSKLVLPGAGMSGADMHELISEEKVTVGLGVPTIWLTLHNYLSEHQLELPSLERVCVGGAASPLGLVKTYDEKYGVYWQPIWGMTETGPLACSAPPTAELKALPAKERYAIQTTAGRACFGVDMEIFDANNHPLPHDGVTSGELKVRGPWIASSYYRRDDPDVFADGWLATGDIAVIDAQGYMKVVDRKKDVIKSGGEWISSLDIENIASQHADINESCVIGVKHPKWDERPLLLVVPNKGHEINKQDIYRFLEGKIAKWWMPDDIVVVESLPHTGTGKLIKNELRKQYLNYLLEQSA; the protein is encoded by the coding sequence ATGTTTGAAGCATCGACTAGCACCGCATTGCATTTACATGGTGACGTTCAAGATAGTCAGTTGATGATAATCGATTTACTGCGTCATGCTGTGCGTAGGCACCCACAGCAAGAGATTGTATCTCGACGGCTTGAGGGCGACATTCACCGCTACACTTATCGTGACTGTTATGAACGTACCTGCCAGCTTGCACATGCACTCAAAGGTCTTGAAATAGAAGCCGGCGAACGTGTTGCAACTCTGGCTTGGAATACCTACCGACATGTAGAGTTGTATTACGCGGTGAGTGGCATTGGCGCGGTGATACATACGGTGAACCCTAGACTCATTGCTGAGCAAATTAAATGGATTCTCGACGATGCTGAAGCAAGCTGGTTGTTTGTCGACGCAAGCTTTGTACCGTTACTTGACGAGTTTGCGAATGAGCTAAAAACCGTGAAAGGCATCGTCATTCTAACCGACGACGCGCAGCAACCGCAGCTCGATCACATTTGGCTGCCTGTTCACAATTACGAAAGACTTTTAGCGAACCAAACGACGCAATTTGATTGGCCGATTTTTTCGGAAAATGCGGCGGCATTACTGTGTTATACCTCGGGCACAACGGGGAATCCGAAAGGTGTTTTAACCTCGCATCGCTCAACTGTTCTGCATGCGCAGGCTACTATGAGCGCTGAGTTATTGGATTTGAGAACCGATACAGTGTTGATGCCCATGGTATCGATGTATCACGTTGGCGCTTGGGGTGCACCCTACGCGGCGCCACTTGCCGGCAGTAAATTAGTACTTCCTGGCGCAGGCATGAGCGGTGCCGATATGCACGAGCTCATCAGCGAAGAAAAAGTCACGGTTGGTTTAGGCGTTCCGACCATTTGGTTAACGCTTCACAACTACTTGAGCGAACATCAGCTTGAACTGCCTTCCCTTGAACGAGTTTGTGTTGGTGGCGCTGCTTCACCTTTGGGGTTAGTAAAAACCTACGACGAAAAGTACGGCGTGTACTGGCAGCCAATTTGGGGCATGACTGAAACCGGGCCACTTGCGTGTTCCGCTCCACCAACGGCTGAATTGAAGGCACTCCCGGCTAAAGAGCGCTACGCCATTCAAACCACGGCTGGGCGCGCTTGCTTTGGTGTTGATATGGAAATATTTGATGCCAACAATCACCCACTTCCACATGATGGCGTAACGTCTGGCGAGTTGAAAGTGCGCGGCCCTTGGATTGCCAGCAGCTATTATCGTCGTGATGATCCGGATGTATTTGCAGATGGCTGGCTTGCCACTGGCGATATCGCCGTGATTGATGCGCAGGGGTACATGAAGGTTGTTGATCGCAAAAAAGATGTCATTAAAAGTGGTGGGGAATGGATTAGCTCACTTGATATCGAGAATATTGCGAGTCAGCACGCTGATATCAATGAAAGCTGCGTCATTGGTGTCAAGCATCCGAAGTGGGACGAGCGACCATTATTACTCGTGGTGCCCAATAAGGGCCACGAAATTAATAAACAAGACATCTATAGGTTCTTAGAAGGCAAAATTGCCAAATGGTGGATGCCTGATGACATTGTGGTTGTCGAGAGTCTACCGCACACCGGAACGGGTAAACTTATTAAAAATGAACTGCGCAAGCAGTACCTTAATTATTTATTGGAGCAATCAGCATGA